One Excalfactoria chinensis isolate bCotChi1 unplaced genomic scaffold, bCotChi1.hap2 Scaffold_324, whole genome shotgun sequence genomic window carries:
- the LOC140264812 gene encoding olfactory receptor 14C36-like: MPNSSSISEFLLLPLADTRQLQLLHFWLLLGIYLAALLGNGLISTAVACDQHLHTPMYFFLLNLALLDMGCISTTLPKAMANALWDTRAISYAGCAAQLFFFVFFISAEYFLLTIMSYDRYVAICKPLHYGTLMDSRACATMAAAAWGTGVLYSLLHTASTFSLPLCQGNVVNQFFCEIPQILKLSCSESSHREVLFLIFSVSLGFGCFVFIVVSYVQILVAVLKMPSEKGWHKAFSTCLPHLAVVSLFVSTISIAYLKSPSISSPFLDLKVALLYSVVPPTLNPVIYSMRNREIKHALMKVLQHALFQLQ, encoded by the coding sequence atgcccaacagcagctccatcagcgagttcctcctgctgccgttggcagacacgcggcagctgcagctcctgcacttctggctcttgctgggcatctacctggctgccctcctgggcaacggcctcatcagcacagccgtagcctgcgaccagcacctgcacacccccatgtacttcttcctgctcaacctggccctcctcgacatgggctgcatctccaccactctccccaaagccatggccaacgccctctgggacaccagggccatctcctacgcaggatgtgctgcacagctctttttctttgtcttcttcatctcagcagaatatttccttctcaccatcatgtcctatgaccgctacgttgccatctgcaagcccctgcactacgggaccttgatggacagcagagcttgtgccaccatggcagcagctgcctggggcactggggttctctattccctgctgcacactgccagtacgttttcactgcctctctgccaaggcaatgttgtcaaccagtttttctgtgaaatcccccagatcctcaagctctcctgctcagaatcaagtCACAGGGAagttctgtttctcatttttagtgtcagtttaggctttgggtgctttgttttcatagttgtgtcctatgtgcagatccTCGTTGCTGTTCTGAAGATGCCCTCTGAGAAGGGatggcacaaagccttctccacgtgcctccctcacctggctgtggtctccctgtttgtcAGCACTATTTCTATTGCCTACCTGAAGtccccctccatttcctccccattcCTGGATCTGaaagtggcacttctgtactcggtggttcctccaacactgaaccctgttatctacagcatgaggaacagggagatcaagcacgctctcatGAAGGTGTTGCAACATGCACTATTCCAGCTTCaataa
- the LOC140264811 gene encoding olfactory receptor 14A16-like, whose amino-acid sequence MPNSSSISEFLLLPLADTRQLQLLHFWLLLGIYLAALLGNGLISTAVVCDQCLHTPMYFFLLNLALLDLGCISTTLPKAMANALWDTRAISYKGCAAQIFLFSFLMSAEFYLLTIMSYDRYVAICKPLHYGTLMDSRACASMAAAAWGTGLLNALLHTANTFSLPLCQGNAVDQFFCEIPHILKLSCSYPYLRNLSLMTLSASLFFGCFVFILLSYMQIFRAVLRMPSVQGRHKAFSTCLPHLAVVSLFISTGFFTYLKPQSTSSPAVDVLVAVLYSVVPPAVNPLIYSVRNQALKDAIWKLMFSFFNASLMFSNSLCFCCFPQILSLCSFPSFFLGSL is encoded by the exons atgcccaacagcagctccatcagcgagttcctcctgctgcccttggcagacacgcggcagctgcagctcctgcacttctggctcttgctgggcatctacctggctgccctcctgggcaatggcctcatcagcacagccgtagtCTGCGACCAgtgcctgcacacccccatgtacttcttcctgctcaacctggccctcctcgacctgggctgcatctccaccactctccccaaagccatggccaacgccctctgggacaccagggccatctctTACaaaggatgtgctgcacagatctttctgttttcattcttgaTGTCAGCTGAATTTtaccttctcaccatcatgtcctatgaccgctacgttgccatctgcaagcccctgcactacgggaccttgatggacagcagagcttgtgccagcatggcagcagctgcctggggtaCTGGGCTACTCAATgctctgctgcacactgccaatACATTTTCTCTGCCACTCTGCCAGGGCAACGCTGTGGACCAGTTCTTCTGTGAGATCCCTCACATTCTCAAGCTCTCTTGTTCCTACCCCTACCTCAGGAATCTCAGCCTTATGACACTAAGTGCATCgttgttttttgggtgttttgtgttcattctgctttcttacaTGCAGAtcttcagggctgtgctgaggatgccctctgtgcagggacggcacaaagccttttccacatgcctccctcacctggccgtggtctccctctTTATCAGCACTGGCTTCTTTACCTATCTGAAGCCCCAGTCCACCTCCTCCCCAGCCGTGGATGTGTTGGTGGCGGTTCTGTACTCGgtggtgcctccagcagtgaaccccctcatctacagtGTGCGGAACCAGGCACTGAAGGATGCCATTTGGAAACT tatgttttctttctttaatgcatctttaatgttttctaaCTCCTTGTGCTTCTGCTGTTTCCCTCAGATCCTTTCACTgtgttcctttccctccttctttctAGGCAGCTTGTGA